From Woronichinia naegeliana WA131, the proteins below share one genomic window:
- a CDS encoding methionine synthase, producing MLEIQAKSMKRGIYITANDRATEQAIALLNSIRLHDSEIEIVLIPYDDHYQQVASILQERFGVTLYEDLDLIERLSQQLQQTFGEKFFARANQFRKQACWYGAFEEFLYIDTDIVVFEKIIDNLDYLNEYDFLSCDYQHKGGIANVFTSKILEAGVLTEVECQDVFNGGFWASKRNLISEAELYQTFAECAAHPEYFDFSQKTSDQPILNYLILKRIPRRFNLVRRPGNAPGNWAKSSQFIEKDHLLYDPNHQQFLQYLHWAGVRLEPGCPYWSIWEYYRYLQEEKPSRTTPASFHSWAEKLRRKFN from the coding sequence ATGTTGGAGATTCAAGCAAAGTCAATGAAACGAGGCATTTATATTACAGCCAATGATCGAGCAACGGAGCAGGCGATCGCGCTTTTAAACAGCATTCGACTGCATGATTCTGAGATAGAAATTGTGCTGATTCCCTACGATGATCATTATCAACAGGTTGCGAGTATTTTACAAGAACGCTTTGGGGTCACTCTTTACGAAGATTTAGACCTGATTGAGCGACTTTCTCAGCAATTACAACAAACGTTTGGAGAGAAATTTTTTGCCAGGGCTAACCAATTTCGCAAACAGGCTTGTTGGTATGGTGCTTTCGAGGAATTTTTATACATTGATACCGATATTGTCGTTTTCGAGAAAATTATTGACAATCTAGATTATTTGAATGAGTACGATTTTCTAAGCTGTGATTATCAACACAAAGGAGGAATTGCTAATGTCTTTACCTCAAAAATTTTAGAGGCAGGTGTTTTGACAGAAGTAGAATGCCAAGATGTTTTTAATGGCGGTTTCTGGGCATCAAAAAGAAATTTAATCAGTGAAGCAGAGCTCTATCAAACATTTGCAGAATGCGCCGCTCATCCGGAGTACTTTGATTTTTCCCAAAAGACCTCTGATCAACCCATTCTTAATTATCTTATTTTGAAACGAATTCCACGCCGTTTTAATCTGGTTCGCAGACCGGGTAATGCTCCAGGTAATTGGGCAAAAAGTTCTCAATTTATTGAAAAAGACCATCTTTTGTATGATCCAAATCATCAGCAATTTTTACAATATTTACATTGGGCTGGAGTCCGCTTAGAACCAGGTTGCCCCTATTGGTCAATTTGGGAATATTATCGTTACTTACAGGAAGAAAAACCGTCTCGAACCACGCCCGCCTCTTTTCATTCATGGGCAGAAAAATTACGTCGTAAATTTAATTAG
- the psbC gene encoding photosystem II reaction center protein CP43, with amino-acid sequence MVTLSNTSMVGGGRDIDSTGFAWWSGNARLINLSGKLLGAHVAHAGLIVFWAGAMTIFEVAHFIPEKPMYEQGLILLPHLATLGWGVGPGGEVIDTFPYFVVGVLHLISSAVLGLGGIYHAIRGPETLEEYSSFFGYDWKDKNQMTNIIGYHLILLGCGALLLVFKAMFFGGVYDTWAPGGGDVRIITNPTLNPATIFGYLIKAPFGGEGWIISVNNMEDIIGGHIWIGLICIFGGIWHILTKPFGWARRALIWSGEAYLAYSLGALSLMGFIASVFVWFNNTAYPSEFFGPTGMEASQSQAFTFLVRDQRMGANIASAQGPTGLGKYLMRSPTGEIIFGGETMRFWDFRGPWLEPLRGPNGLDLDKLRNDVQPWQVRRAAEYMTHAPLGSLNSVGGVITDVNSFNYVSPRAWLATSHFVLGFFFLVGHLWHAGRARAAAAGFEKGIDRESEPTLFMPDLD; translated from the coding sequence GTGGTAACGCTCTCTAATACTTCTATGGTCGGGGGGGGTCGTGACATTGACTCTACTGGATTTGCTTGGTGGTCGGGTAATGCCCGTCTGATCAACTTATCAGGTAAATTGCTCGGTGCTCACGTTGCCCACGCTGGTTTGATTGTCTTCTGGGCTGGGGCCATGACTATTTTTGAAGTGGCCCACTTCATTCCTGAAAAGCCCATGTACGAACAGGGTTTAATCTTACTACCTCACCTAGCTACCCTCGGTTGGGGCGTTGGCCCTGGTGGTGAAGTCATTGATACCTTCCCCTATTTTGTAGTGGGAGTATTGCACTTAATTTCTTCAGCCGTTTTAGGGTTAGGCGGAATCTACCACGCCATTCGCGGCCCCGAAACCCTCGAAGAATATTCCAGCTTCTTTGGTTATGACTGGAAAGATAAAAACCAAATGACGAACATCATTGGCTATCACCTGATTTTGTTGGGTTGTGGTGCCTTGTTGTTGGTGTTTAAAGCCATGTTCTTTGGTGGGGTTTATGATACCTGGGCGCCTGGTGGTGGTGATGTACGGATTATTACCAATCCGACCCTGAATCCCGCAACGATTTTTGGTTATTTGATCAAAGCTCCCTTTGGCGGTGAAGGTTGGATCATCAGTGTTAACAACATGGAAGATATCATCGGCGGTCACATTTGGATCGGCTTGATTTGTATCTTCGGTGGTATCTGGCACATTTTAACCAAACCTTTTGGTTGGGCGCGTCGTGCCTTAATCTGGTCGGGGGAAGCTTATCTTGCCTACAGTCTCGGTGCGTTGTCCTTAATGGGCTTTATCGCTTCGGTCTTCGTTTGGTTTAACAATACGGCTTATCCCAGTGAGTTCTTTGGCCCCACTGGCATGGAAGCTTCTCAGTCCCAAGCTTTTACCTTCCTAGTACGTGACCAACGGATGGGAGCTAATATTGCTTCTGCCCAAGGCCCCACTGGTTTAGGAAAATATTTAATGCGATCGCCGACTGGAGAAATTATCTTTGGTGGTGAAACCATGCGTTTCTGGGATTTCCGTGGCCCCTGGTTAGAGCCTCTGCGTGGCCCCAATGGTCTGGACTTAGACAAACTTCGTAATGATGTTCAACCTTGGCAAGTCCGTCGGGCGGCTGAATACATGACCCATGCTCCCCTCGGTTCTTTGAACTCAGTAGGTGGCGTTATTACAGACGTTAACTCGTTTAACTATGTGTCTCCCCGTGCTTGGTTAGCGACTTCTCACTTCGTTCTCGGTTTCTTCTTCCTAGTTGGACATCTCTGGCACGCTGGTCGTGCGCGGGCTGCTGCTGCTGGTTTTGAGAAAGGAATTGATCGTGAAAGTGAACCAACTCTCTTCATGCCTGATTTAGACTAA
- a CDS encoding S-(hydroxymethyl)glutathione dehydrogenase/class III alcohol dehydrogenase, with protein sequence MDVKAAVAWEASQPLSIETVQLEGPQAGEVLVEIKATGVCHTDAYTLSGKDPEGLFPTILGHEGAGMVVEVGEGVKSLKPGDHVIPLYIPECRECEYCLSFKTNLCQAIRLTQGRGLMPDGTSRFSYQGKKLHHYMGTSTFANYTVLPEIALAKIREDAPFDKVCYIGCGVTTGIGAVINTAKVEPGSTVVVFGLGGIGLNVIQGAKLVGARMIVGIDINTNRRELAEKFGMTHFVNPQDIEGDLVAYLVELTKGGADYSFECVGNVNLMRQALECCHKGWGVSTVIGVAGAGEEIATRPFQLVTGRVWQGSAFGGARGRTDVPKIVDWYMEGKIKIDELITQVLPLSQINEAFELMHQGKSIRTVITFPD encoded by the coding sequence ATGGATGTGAAAGCGGCAGTGGCCTGGGAAGCGAGTCAACCTCTCAGTATTGAAACAGTTCAGCTAGAAGGGCCTCAAGCAGGGGAAGTTCTAGTCGAAATTAAAGCCACGGGGGTTTGTCATACTGATGCCTATACCCTGTCAGGAAAAGATCCAGAGGGTTTATTTCCGACTATTTTGGGCCATGAGGGGGCTGGTATGGTCGTAGAAGTGGGAGAAGGGGTCAAAAGTTTAAAGCCAGGCGATCATGTTATTCCGCTCTATATCCCTGAATGCCGAGAATGTGAATATTGTCTCAGTTTTAAAACCAATCTTTGCCAGGCGATTCGACTTACCCAGGGTCGAGGCTTAATGCCGGATGGGACTAGTCGTTTTTCCTATCAGGGCAAAAAACTGCACCACTATATGGGCACTTCTACCTTTGCCAACTACACCGTATTACCCGAAATCGCCCTAGCCAAAATTCGGGAAGATGCTCCCTTCGACAAAGTTTGTTATATCGGTTGCGGCGTAACGACCGGCATTGGAGCGGTAATTAATACGGCAAAAGTGGAGCCAGGTTCTACGGTCGTCGTTTTTGGTTTGGGAGGAATTGGACTCAATGTTATTCAAGGGGCCAAGTTAGTCGGAGCCAGAATGATTGTCGGGATTGATATTAATACTAATCGACGTGAACTAGCAGAGAAGTTTGGCATGACCCATTTTGTCAATCCCCAGGACATTGAGGGAGATTTAGTCGCCTATCTGGTGGAGTTAACCAAGGGGGGAGCCGACTATAGCTTTGAATGTGTTGGTAATGTCAATCTCATGCGTCAGGCCTTGGAATGTTGTCATAAGGGTTGGGGCGTTTCTACCGTCATCGGTGTGGCAGGGGCTGGGGAAGAAATTGCTACGCGTCCTTTTCAATTGGTCACGGGAAGGGTTTGGCAGGGATCGGCCTTTGGCGGTGCCAGGGGACGGACGGATGTGCCGAAAATTGTGGATTGGTATATGGAGGGAAAAATTAAGATTGATGAGTTAATTACTCAGGTATTACCTCTCAGTCAGATTAATGAGGCGTTTGAGTTAATGCACCAAGGTAAATCGATTCGCACGGTCATTACCTTTCCAGATTGA
- the psbD gene encoding photosystem II D2 protein (photosystem q(a) protein): MTIAVGRAPAEQGWFDALDDWLKRDRFVFIGWSGLLLFPCAFLALGGWLTGTTFVTSWYTHGLASSYLEGANFLTVAVSSPADAFGHSILFLWGPEAQGNFTRWCQIGGLWPFVALHGAFGLIGFMLRQFEISRLVGIRPYNAIAFSGPIAVFVSVFLMYPLGQSSWFFAPSFGVAGIFRFILFLQGFHNWTLNPFHMMGVAGILGGALLCAIHGATVENTLFEDSDQANTFRAFEPTQAEETYSMVTANRFWSQIFGIAFSNKRWLHFFMLFVPVTGLWMSAVGIVGLALNLRAYDFVSQELRAAEDPEFETFYTKNILLNEGMRAWMAPQDQPHENFIFPEEVLPRGNAL; this comes from the coding sequence ATGACGATTGCTGTCGGACGCGCCCCAGCAGAACAGGGGTGGTTTGATGCCCTCGATGACTGGTTAAAGCGCGATCGCTTCGTATTCATTGGTTGGTCTGGGTTACTTCTATTTCCCTGTGCCTTCCTTGCCCTCGGTGGTTGGTTAACGGGAACCACCTTTGTTACCTCTTGGTACACTCACGGGTTAGCCAGTTCCTACCTCGAAGGTGCTAACTTCTTAACCGTTGCTGTTTCTTCTCCCGCCGACGCTTTCGGTCACTCCATTCTCTTTTTATGGGGCCCTGAAGCCCAAGGTAATTTTACTCGCTGGTGTCAAATCGGTGGTCTGTGGCCCTTTGTGGCTCTGCACGGTGCTTTTGGCTTGATCGGCTTTATGCTGCGTCAGTTTGAAATTTCCCGTCTGGTTGGCATTCGTCCCTATAACGCGATCGCCTTCTCTGGCCCCATTGCTGTCTTTGTCAGCGTCTTTTTAATGTACCCCTTGGGTCAATCTAGCTGGTTTTTTGCCCCTAGCTTTGGCGTAGCTGGAATTTTCCGCTTCATTCTCTTCCTACAAGGTTTCCACAACTGGACTCTCAACCCCTTCCACATGATGGGTGTTGCGGGAATTCTCGGTGGTGCTTTACTTTGCGCGATTCATGGTGCAACGGTAGAAAACACCTTGTTTGAAGATAGTGATCAAGCCAATACCTTCCGCGCTTTTGAACCGACTCAAGCCGAAGAAACCTATTCAATGGTGACAGCAAACCGTTTCTGGTCACAGATTTTCGGGATCGCTTTCTCCAACAAACGCTGGTTACACTTCTTCATGCTCTTTGTGCCGGTAACGGGCCTGTGGATGAGTGCCGTGGGTATCGTCGGTTTAGCTTTAAACCTGCGTGCCTATGACTTTGTTTCCCAAGAACTACGGGCTGCTGAAGACCCAGAGTTTGAAACGTTCTACACTAAGAATATCCTATTAAATGAGGGGATGCGAGCTTGGATGGCTCCGCAGGATCAACCCCACGAAAACTTTATTTTCCCTGAGGAGGTTCTTCCCCGTGGTAACGCTCTCTAA
- a CDS encoding homoserine dehydrogenase, producing MAFKIGLLGLGTVGSGTVAILQDPVGRSPLLREIEIHRVGVRSLTKVRSVSLAADLLTTDLESIVTDPEITIIVELLGGLEPARSLILKAIAHKKHIVTANKAVIARYGDEIYTAANAAGVYVLLEAAVGGGIPIIKPLKQSLGANRIQSIMGIVNGTTNYILTQMTHEGADFADVLAIAQKLGYAEADPSADVDGLDAADKIAILASLGFGGRVKREDVYCEGIRQVSAVDIAYADKLGFVIKLLAICETATEPHTEALQSEESDALQLRVHPTLLPKEHPLANINGVYNGILVTGEPLGQVMFYGRGAGAGPTASAVISDMVNIVGILSSSDDNPALDPLLCCTHQHYCQITPIEALETRFYARFICRDVPKVIGHLGMSFGEHGVSLESVVQIGLQQDSAEIVVVTHNVREGNFRDALKSISELASIKSIPSVLRVL from the coding sequence GTGGCGTTTAAGATTGGTTTGTTGGGCTTAGGGACAGTGGGGTCTGGAACCGTTGCTATTCTCCAAGATCCAGTGGGTCGGAGTCCTCTACTTAGGGAAATTGAGATCCATCGGGTGGGGGTACGTTCCTTGACAAAAGTGCGAAGCGTGAGTCTGGCTGCCGATCTATTGACCACTGACCTGGAAAGCATCGTCACTGATCCCGAAATTACCATTATTGTCGAACTGTTGGGGGGATTGGAACCGGCGCGATCGCTGATCTTGAAAGCCATTGCCCACAAAAAACATATTGTTACGGCCAATAAAGCGGTCATTGCTCGTTATGGCGATGAAATTTATACTGCGGCCAATGCTGCCGGAGTCTATGTCCTACTAGAAGCGGCTGTTGGTGGGGGAATTCCGATTATCAAACCCCTGAAGCAATCCCTAGGAGCCAATCGGATTCAAAGCATTATGGGGATTGTCAATGGTACAACTAACTATATCCTCACCCAAATGACCCATGAAGGGGCAGATTTTGCAGATGTGTTGGCGATCGCGCAGAAATTGGGCTATGCCGAAGCCGATCCCTCCGCCGATGTGGATGGTTTGGATGCCGCCGATAAAATTGCCATTTTGGCCTCCCTCGGTTTTGGTGGACGAGTCAAGCGAGAAGATGTTTACTGTGAAGGTATTCGTCAAGTGAGTGCAGTAGATATTGCCTACGCCGATAAATTAGGATTTGTGATTAAGTTATTAGCGATCTGTGAAACAGCGACAGAGCCTCACACAGAAGCATTACAAAGCGAAGAATCCGATGCCTTACAACTGCGAGTTCACCCGACCCTCTTACCCAAAGAGCATCCCTTAGCCAATATTAACGGCGTATATAACGGTATTTTGGTGACAGGGGAACCTCTCGGTCAAGTGATGTTCTATGGCCGAGGAGCCGGAGCTGGCCCTACCGCTAGTGCTGTCATTTCCGATATGGTTAATATCGTGGGTATTCTGTCCAGTAGCGACGATAATCCTGCCCTCGACCCGTTACTTTGTTGCACCCATCAACATTACTGTCAAATAACGCCGATTGAAGCTTTAGAGACACGTTTTTATGCCCGTTTTATTTGTCGAGATGTACCCAAGGTGATCGGTCATTTAGGCATGAGTTTTGGGGAGCATGGAGTTAGTTTAGAATCGGTTGTCCAAATTGGACTTCAGCAAGATTCCGCCGAAATTGTGGTCGTTACCCATAATGTTAGAGAAGGAAATTTCCGTGATGCTTTAAAAAGTATCAGTGAATTAGCCTCGATTAAATCCATTCCTAGCGTTTTACGGGTTTTATAG